The Campylobacter sp. CN_NE2 region CAGGTTTTCTCACCACGGCCGACGACTTTCACAAAAGCGTTTGTTAATTCCCTAGCTAAATTTTGCTTTTGTTCCACGCTCAAACCGCCATCTTCGATCGTCATTTTTACATTTATAAGTGGCATTTTTATCCTTTATCTTACGCAAACGGCGAAAAATTCGCCGTTTGGTTAAATTTACATTTGCGGTTGGATTGCAGAGTTATCAGCTAAATTTTCTCTTTTGATTTTTTCTAATGCTGATATTAAAGCTCTTGCAGCCTGTTCGTAGCGTTTTGAGCTAACCGAATTTGGCTCATAGAAGCTGATTGGTTTACCCTTGTCGCCACCTTCACGGATTGCGATTTCGATTGGAATTTCCCCTATTACTTCGATTTTGTATTTTTTAGCTAACTCCGCCGCACCGCCACGACCGAAAATATCGTATTCTTTGCCGTTATCAGGGCAGATAAATCCGCTCATATTTTCGATAATTCCTGCAATCGGAATATGCAGTTTTTCAAACATATCAAGGCTTCTAGCACTATCATCAAGTGCTACGATTTGTGGCGTGGTTACGCAAATTCCAGCACTTACCGGAACGCTTTGAGCTAGTGTGATTTGCGCATCGCCGGTTCCTGGTGGCATATCGATAAATAAAATATCTAAATCGCTCCACGCAACATCTTTTAAAAGTTGCTCGATTGCTTTCATTATCATAGCACCTCGCCAAATAAGCCCCTGCCCCGCTTCAATCAAAACGCCCATGCTCATCATCTCAACGCCGTGAGTTAAAATAGGATTTAAGTGTTGTCCGATGATTGTTGGTTGTGTGTTTTCTTCGCCTAGCATTCGTGGCATATTTGGTCCGTAAATATCAGCATCTAAAACGCCTACTTTTTTACCCAATTTAGCTGCACTAATAGCTAAATTTAGCGTAGTCGTGCTTTTACCAACGCCACCTTTACCGCTACTTATCATCACAAAATGTTTGATTTGCGGAGCGATATTTTTACCGCTTCGTGAGTTGCTTCGTTCTTCCGGGATTTTTGGCGTTTTTATGACGATTTCACACTCGCCTAAAACCTTTGAAATATCGCTTTTTAGCGTGTTTGCTATCTGTGGATTTGAACTTGGAATTTCAATTTCCACAAAAACCATATCGCCGACTTCGATATTTTTAACAAAACCAAAATCCACAATGCTTTTTTCAAAGCCCGGATAAATCACACTTTTAAGTTTTTCTAAAACTTCGTTTTTATTCATTTTTTCTCACTTTCTATTAAATTTTATCAAATTTAGCCGTTTAAATAGCCTGTAACTTTGGCTGAAAAAGTGCTTGGCACGAGCCTAGTTAGCAAATTTGCTAAAAGCATAAATTTGCCGTCATACACTAGCGTTTTTCCTTTTTGCATGGCTTCAAAAGCCCTTTTTGCCACGGCACTAGCGTCATCGCTTCGTGCAAAAATTTTTGCGTTTTTTACATTTGCCCTTTCGCCAAAATTTGTAGCAACCGGACCTGGGCAAAATGCCGTAACGCTGATATTTTTCCCGCGAAGCTCATCACTAAGAGCTACACTAAAATTTCTCACAAATGCTTTACTAGCATAATATACGCTCATTTTTGGACCTGCCGTTAAGGCTGCGGCAGAAGCGATGTTTAGAATTTTTCCGCCACCATTATTTAGCATTAAATTTAAAAAATAGTGCGTTAAATTTAGAAAACTTGTTATATTCACGGCTATCATTTCGTTTTGTTTTTTTATGTCACATTTGCTAAATTCGTCGTGGTCGCCAAAACCTGCATTATTTATCAAAATGTCAATTTTTAGGTCGTTTTCTTTGCAAAATTTGCAAATTTGCTCCACGCTTTGGGATTTAGCTAAATCTGCCCCTATCACAAAAACTCTCACGCCAAATTTAGCTTCGATTTCGCTTTTTAGGGCATTTAAATTTGCTAAATTTCGCGCTGTGATAACCAAATCATATCTGCTCTCAGCACAAATCCACGCAAATTCCAAGCCCAAACCGCTACTGGCTCCGGTGATTAAGGCAGTTTTATTCATTTATTCTCTTTTGGAAAGTGTTCGCAATTTTGCTCTGCGATTTGCTTTGAAATCTTGTAAGCACAAAATTTTGGCCCGCACATAGAGCAAAATTCGGCTTCTTTGAAAACTTCTTGCGGAAGGCTTTCATCGTGAAGCTCTCTTGCTTTTTCAGGGTCAAGTGCTAGTTCAAACTGCTTGTTCCAGTCAAATTTATACCTAGCGTCGCTCATAGCGTGATCTCGCTCTATCGCCCCGGCTTTGCCAAGTGCGACATCTGCTGCATGAGCTGCGATTTTATGGGCGATTATGCCATCTCTGACATCTTTTGCGTTTGGCAAACCCAAATGCTCTTTTGGCGTAACATAGCAAAGCATGCTAGCTCCGTGAAATGCTGCCATCGTCCCACCAATCGCACTTGTGATATGATCATACCCTGCGCCGATGTCTGTCGGAAGCGGTCCAAGTATGTAAAACGGAGCGTCGTTGCAAAGTCTTTGCTCTTCCTTCATATTAAATTCAATCTGATTAAACGGCACATGACCGGGGCCTTCAATCATAACTTGAACATTTTTTGCGTTTGCTCTAATTGCAAGTTTGCCAAGCTCGGCAAGTTCGCTCATTTGGGCTTCATCTGTGGCATCATACAAGCAACCGGGCCTTAAACTATCGCCCAGTGAGAGCGAAACATCGTATTTAGCGCAAATATCGCAAATAGCGTCAAAATTTTCATAAAACGGATTTTCTTTGTGGTGTTTCATCATCCAACTAGCCATCAAAGAGCCGCCTCTACTTACTATTCCCATTTTGCGTTTGGCAACAAGCGGCATAAATTTAAGCAAAAATCCAGCGTGAATAGTGAAATAATCAACGCCTTGCTTAGCCTGTTTTTCAATGCAATCAAGCATAATTTGCGGCGTTAGATTGTCTAAATCTTTAATATCATGGATAATTTGATAAATCGGCACCGTGCCGATAGGAACGGTTGAATTTGCGATAATCGCACGGCGAATTTCATCTAAATCACCGCCCGTGCTTAGATCCATAACCGTATCGGCACCGTATTTGATAGAGATTTTTAATTTTTCAATCTCTTCGTTTATATCGCTAGCTAGGGCCGATGAGCCGATATTTGAGTTGATTTTGCATTTTAATGCCCTGCCAATGCCCATGGGAACAAGATTTGCGTGGTTTATATTTGCAGGGATTATTAGTTTTCCTTCTGCGATTTGCGAGCGGATAAATTCAGCTTCCAAGCCTTCGATTTTGGCTACAAATTCCATTTGCGGAGTGATTACACCCCCTTTTGCGTAATACAGCTGTGTAGGCGTTTTGTCGTTTTTGATTTTATCTTTCCAATCCATTTTTTACCTTTTATAAAATTTCGGTTGATATACTACAATAAAAAACCAAAATTTACTCTTTTTTTGTGTTTATTTCTGTAACATCGTTTCAAAAAAAATTTTAAAAAAAATGTAAATTTGTAATTTTTATATTAAATTTAAACTTAAAAATTTTAAATTTAGCATTAATTTATGACGATTTTAGTTTTAAAGTGTATAATTTCGTAACATTTTCAAAAATTTTAGGAAAACAAAATGGCTAAAATATCACTCGTTTTACTTGCAGCAGGTAATTCAACTCGCTTTGCTAGCCCCGTAAAAAAGCAGTGGCTACGCATAGGAGACGATCCACTTTGGTTACATGTCGCAAAAGATTTGCAAAAAAAAGCAAATTTCGCAAAAATCATAATCGTCGCAAATGAAGCAGATTTAGACTATATGCGTAAATTTAGCGATGAATTTGAATTTGCAGTTGGTGGTGATTTACGCCAAATTTCGCTTAAAAATGCGCTTGAAAAAGTAACTAGCGAATTTGTTTTAGTAAGCGATGTTGCAAGGGCTAAGATTTCATCAAATTTGATAAACTCACTACTTGAAAATTTAGGCAAATTTGACTGCGTAAGCCCATATCTAAGCGTAAATGATACGGCGTATTTGGGCGAAAATGAGATAAAAAGAGATGAGATTAAGCTAATTCAAACTCCACAGCTTTCACGCACAAATTTGTTAAAAAAAGCCTTACAAAGCGAGAAAATTTTCACAGATGATAGCTTAGCTATAAAAAGCATGGGCGGGACTTTGGGCTTTGTAAAAGGCGAAATTTCGGCTGCAAAAATCACGCGAATTTCAGATTTAGCGAATTTTGATTTTACACCTACTTCAAAAGATATTTTTTGCGGAAATGGCTTTGATGTCCATGCCATGCAAAACGGCGAATTTATCACACTTTGTGGTGTGAAAATCCCGTGCGAGTATTCGCTTATAGCTCATAGCGACGGAGATGTGGCGATTCACGCGTTAATTGATGCAATGTGTGGGGCAGCAGGAATCGGCGATATAGGCG contains the following coding sequences:
- a CDS encoding tautomerase family protein, translating into MPLINVKMTIEDGGLSVEQKQNLARELTNAFVKVVGRGEKTCVVIIDELSTDNYAIGGETITNIRKKQI
- a CDS encoding Mrp/NBP35 family ATP-binding protein, which translates into the protein MNKNEVLEKLKSVIYPGFEKSIVDFGFVKNIEVGDMVFVEIEIPSSNPQIANTLKSDISKVLGECEIVIKTPKIPEERSNSRSGKNIAPQIKHFVMISSGKGGVGKSTTTLNLAISAAKLGKKVGVLDADIYGPNMPRMLGEENTQPTIIGQHLNPILTHGVEMMSMGVLIEAGQGLIWRGAMIMKAIEQLLKDVAWSDLDILFIDMPPGTGDAQITLAQSVPVSAGICVTTPQIVALDDSARSLDMFEKLHIPIAGIIENMSGFICPDNGKEYDIFGRGGAAELAKKYKIEVIGEIPIEIAIREGGDKGKPISFYEPNSVSSKRYEQAARALISALEKIKRENLADNSAIQPQM
- a CDS encoding SDR family NAD(P)-dependent oxidoreductase, giving the protein MNKTALITGASSGLGLEFAWICAESRYDLVITARNLANLNALKSEIEAKFGVRVFVIGADLAKSQSVEQICKFCKENDLKIDILINNAGFGDHDEFSKCDIKKQNEMIAVNITSFLNLTHYFLNLMLNNGGGKILNIASAAALTAGPKMSVYYASKAFVRNFSVALSDELRGKNISVTAFCPGPVATNFGERANVKNAKIFARSDDASAVAKRAFEAMQKGKTLVYDGKFMLLANLLTRLVPSTFSAKVTGYLNG
- the thiC gene encoding phosphomethylpyrimidine synthase ThiC — translated: MDWKDKIKNDKTPTQLYYAKGGVITPQMEFVAKIEGLEAEFIRSQIAEGKLIIPANINHANLVPMGIGRALKCKINSNIGSSALASDINEEIEKLKISIKYGADTVMDLSTGGDLDEIRRAIIANSTVPIGTVPIYQIIHDIKDLDNLTPQIMLDCIEKQAKQGVDYFTIHAGFLLKFMPLVAKRKMGIVSRGGSLMASWMMKHHKENPFYENFDAICDICAKYDVSLSLGDSLRPGCLYDATDEAQMSELAELGKLAIRANAKNVQVMIEGPGHVPFNQIEFNMKEEQRLCNDAPFYILGPLPTDIGAGYDHITSAIGGTMAAFHGASMLCYVTPKEHLGLPNAKDVRDGIIAHKIAAHAADVALGKAGAIERDHAMSDARYKFDWNKQFELALDPEKARELHDESLPQEVFKEAEFCSMCGPKFCAYKISKQIAEQNCEHFPKENK
- a CDS encoding bifunctional 2-C-methyl-D-erythritol 4-phosphate cytidylyltransferase/2-C-methyl-D-erythritol 2,4-cyclodiphosphate synthase, translating into MAKISLVLLAAGNSTRFASPVKKQWLRIGDDPLWLHVAKDLQKKANFAKIIIVANEADLDYMRKFSDEFEFAVGGDLRQISLKNALEKVTSEFVLVSDVARAKISSNLINSLLENLGKFDCVSPYLSVNDTAYLGENEIKRDEIKLIQTPQLSRTNLLKKALQSEKIFTDDSLAIKSMGGTLGFVKGEISAAKITRISDLANFDFTPTSKDIFCGNGFDVHAMQNGEFITLCGVKIPCEYSLIAHSDGDVAIHALIDAMCGAAGIGDIGELFPDTDDAYKGIDSKILLQKVTGKINSYGFEIVNADITIMAQKPKLSPYKEQMRKTLCEILGTKKVNVKATTTEKLGFVGRSEGIAVIANVNLKYFDWKKLCEF